One Succinivibrio dextrinosolvens DNA window includes the following coding sequences:
- the rimM gene encoding ribosome maturation factor RimM (Essential for efficient processing of 16S rRNA), giving the protein MTDTPRPMGALGSSFGVYGWMKVRSYTQQPEDLFDYSPWFIRQRGAEWREVQVEEYKPHGNDFIVKLDVASTPEEAKLYAGAEIGIRRSSLPPVPEGTVYLADLVGCQVIGLEGVMLGKVSRIRDYGAAPLMEVSPSDHLAKERKEKFLIPYVVGPIVKAVDLNAKTIEVEWGVDY; this is encoded by the coding sequence TTGACTGATACACCGCGTCCAATGGGAGCTTTAGGCTCATCATTTGGAGTATATGGATGGATGAAGGTTCGTTCATATACGCAGCAACCTGAGGACCTTTTTGACTACTCGCCATGGTTTATACGTCAGCGCGGGGCGGAATGGCGTGAGGTTCAGGTTGAAGAATATAAGCCACATGGCAATGATTTTATCGTTAAGCTTGATGTGGCATCAACTCCTGAGGAAGCAAAGCTTTATGCAGGAGCTGAAATTGGGATTAGGCGCTCAAGCCTACCTCCTGTACCTGAAGGTACTGTATATCTGGCTGATCTTGTTGGTTGTCAGGTTATAGGACTGGAAGGTGTAATGCTCGGTAAAGTATCGAGAATTAGGGATTACGGAGCTGCTCCCTTAATGGAAGTGTCTCCCTCTGACCACCTGGCAAAGGAACGCAAAGAAAAATTCTTAATTCCTTATGTCGTTGGCCCGATTGTTAAAGCAGTTGATCTCAATGCAAAAACAATCGAGGTTGAGTGGGGCGTAGATTACTAA